In Columba livia isolate bColLiv1 breed racing homer chromosome 8, bColLiv1.pat.W.v2, whole genome shotgun sequence, a single genomic region encodes these proteins:
- the GORAB gene encoding RAB6-interacting golgin isoform X1, whose amino-acid sequence MPHYNSQTLSTLHGMALSKALGTCTKPHTVYSALQSCTSRVPSPRQPCCRPAGPPCSPCAAPGPPRPGPPGGPAEEPWGCSAGEGHPGAACGRQALSAPQRTPSRCPSAAQRPPLCPAPTPRPPRPAPQGAMLPAPPRCHGDARPPAPPAGAVRGVRLRREGGGVGAAAGPAGRATPSAEGGSAMAEAWAGFSQEELRRLRSQHPGFYEPPEQQHHPHAVNKSRKPTPREKAFQQQCQKLGLQGGAASVPPEQLLSVPKHKPGPPEQPVPPPHPPSVGDQRQSGNREQQKEATPLDPCNGSDNAQTRPAKSNSKAEKKKVELQEKSRWEILQQEQRLIEEKNKRKKALLARAIAERSKRTQAETAKLKRIQKELQALDDMVSADIGILRNRIDQASLDYSYARKRYEKAESEYVAAKLDLQHKTEIKEHLTEHLCTIIQQNELRKARKLEELMQQLEVEADEENLELEIEVERMLQQQEAEAGRQASQSHSPAGTAKEIPTPSVTAQKSEHANHAVASPASSEQLVHPENSGTKSFSNMDNQTQTVTPGSPPACSGT is encoded by the exons ATGCCTCATTATAACAGCCAGACTTTGTCCACTCTTCATGGCATGGCACTCTCAAAAGCCCTAGGGACGTGCACCAAGCCCCACACAGTGTATTCCgcactgcagagctgcacaTCCCGTGTGCCGAGCCCACGGCAGCCCTGCTGCCGCCCGGCCGGCCCTCCCTGCAGCCCGTGTGCTGCCCCGGGACCACCGCGGCCGGGACCGCCCGGCGGACCCGCCGAAGAGCCCTGGGGCTGTTCCGCCGGTGAGGGGCACCCGGGGGCGGCCTGTGGCCGACAAGCCCTGTCAGCCCCTCAGCGTACTCCGTCCCGCTGCCCCTCCGCAGCGCAGCGACCCCCGCTCTGTCCCGCCCCGACACCGCGGCCACCCCGCCCGGCTCCTCAGGGCGCCATGCTCCCTGCGCCACCGCGTTGCCATGGAGACGCGAGGCCCCCGGCGCCGCCGGCCGGGGCTGTCCGCGGCGTTCGCCTGCGGCGGGAGGGCGGCGGTGTGGGGGCAGCCGCGGGCCCTGCGGGCCGTGCCACCCCGTCAGCGGAAGGAGGAAGCGCCATGGCCGAGGCCTGGGCCGGTTTCTCGCAGGAGGAGCTGCGGCGCCTGCGGAGCCAGCACCCAG GTTTTTATGAacccccagagcagcagcatcatcCCCACGCTGTGAATAAGAGTCGGAAGCCAACACCAAGAGAAAAAGCCTTCCAGCAGCAGTGTCAGAAGCTGGGACTGCAGGGTGGAGCAGCCTCTGTTCCTCCTGAGCAGTTGCTTTCTGTACCAAAACACAAGCCTGGTCctcctgagcagcctgtgccaCCACCTCATCCTCCTTCAGTGGGAGATCAAAGGCAAAGTGGCAATCgagagcagcagaaggaagCTACGCCGCTAGATCCTTGTAATGGCAGTGACAATGCGCAGACCCGCCCTGCAAAGTCAAACTCCAAAgcggagaaaaagaaagtggaatt GCAGGAAAAATCACGATGGGAAATCCTCCAGCAAGAGCAACGGCTAATAGAAGAGAAGAATAAACGCAAGAAGGCACTCCTGGCCAGAGCTATTGCCGAGAG ATCCAAAAGAACTCAAGCTGAAACAGCGAAACTAAAAAGGATTCAGAAGGAGTTACAAGCTCTGGATGACATGGTATCTGCTGACATTGGCATTCTGCGGAACCGCATTGATCAGGCCAGCCTGGACTACTCGTATGCCCG GAAACGGTATGAAAAGGCTGAGTCGGAGTATGTGGCAGCCAAGCTGGACCtccaacacaagacagagattAAGGAGCACCTCACGGAGCACCTGTGCACCATCATACAGCAGAATGAACTCCGCAAGGCCAGGAAGCTGGAGGAGTTAATGCAGCAGCTGGAAGTGGAGGCAGATGAGGAAAATCTGGAACTTGAGATAGAGGTGGAGcggatgctgcagcagcaggaggcagaAGCAGGGAGACAAGCCAGCCAGTCACACAGTCCTGCTGGGACAGCGAAGGAAATCCCCACTCCCAGTGTTACAGCGCAGAAGAGTGAGCATGCTAACCATGCTGTTGCTTCTCCTGCTAGTTCTGAACAGTTGGTTCACCCCGAAAACTCCGGTACCAAATCTTTCTCCAATATGGACAACCAAACTCAAACAGTGACTCCAGGAAGCCCCCCAGCTTGTTCTGGGACGTGA
- the GORAB gene encoding RAB6-interacting golgin isoform X2, producing MPHYNSQTLSTLHGMALSKALGTCTKPHTVYSALQSCTSRVPSPRQPCCRPAGPPCSPCAAPGPPRPGPPGGPAEEPWGCSAGEGHPGAACGRQALSAPQRTPSRCPSAAQRPPLCPAPTPRPPRPAPQGAMLPAPPRCHGDARPPAPPAGAVRGVRLRREGGGVGAAAGPAGRATPSAEGGSAMAEAWAGFSQEELRRLRSQHPGFYEPPEQQHHPHAVNKSRKPTPREKAFQQQCQKLGLQGGAASVPPEQLLSVPKHKPGPPEQPVPPPHPPSVGDQRQSGNREQQKEATPLDPCNGSDNAQTRPAKSNSKAEKKKVELQEKSRWEILQQEQRLIEEKNKRKKALLARAIAERSKRTQAETAKLKRIQKELQALDDMVSADIGILRNRIDQASLDYSYAR from the exons ATGCCTCATTATAACAGCCAGACTTTGTCCACTCTTCATGGCATGGCACTCTCAAAAGCCCTAGGGACGTGCACCAAGCCCCACACAGTGTATTCCgcactgcagagctgcacaTCCCGTGTGCCGAGCCCACGGCAGCCCTGCTGCCGCCCGGCCGGCCCTCCCTGCAGCCCGTGTGCTGCCCCGGGACCACCGCGGCCGGGACCGCCCGGCGGACCCGCCGAAGAGCCCTGGGGCTGTTCCGCCGGTGAGGGGCACCCGGGGGCGGCCTGTGGCCGACAAGCCCTGTCAGCCCCTCAGCGTACTCCGTCCCGCTGCCCCTCCGCAGCGCAGCGACCCCCGCTCTGTCCCGCCCCGACACCGCGGCCACCCCGCCCGGCTCCTCAGGGCGCCATGCTCCCTGCGCCACCGCGTTGCCATGGAGACGCGAGGCCCCCGGCGCCGCCGGCCGGGGCTGTCCGCGGCGTTCGCCTGCGGCGGGAGGGCGGCGGTGTGGGGGCAGCCGCGGGCCCTGCGGGCCGTGCCACCCCGTCAGCGGAAGGAGGAAGCGCCATGGCCGAGGCCTGGGCCGGTTTCTCGCAGGAGGAGCTGCGGCGCCTGCGGAGCCAGCACCCAG GTTTTTATGAacccccagagcagcagcatcatcCCCACGCTGTGAATAAGAGTCGGAAGCCAACACCAAGAGAAAAAGCCTTCCAGCAGCAGTGTCAGAAGCTGGGACTGCAGGGTGGAGCAGCCTCTGTTCCTCCTGAGCAGTTGCTTTCTGTACCAAAACACAAGCCTGGTCctcctgagcagcctgtgccaCCACCTCATCCTCCTTCAGTGGGAGATCAAAGGCAAAGTGGCAATCgagagcagcagaaggaagCTACGCCGCTAGATCCTTGTAATGGCAGTGACAATGCGCAGACCCGCCCTGCAAAGTCAAACTCCAAAgcggagaaaaagaaagtggaatt GCAGGAAAAATCACGATGGGAAATCCTCCAGCAAGAGCAACGGCTAATAGAAGAGAAGAATAAACGCAAGAAGGCACTCCTGGCCAGAGCTATTGCCGAGAG ATCCAAAAGAACTCAAGCTGAAACAGCGAAACTAAAAAGGATTCAGAAGGAGTTACAAGCTCTGGATGACATGGTATCTGCTGACATTGGCATTCTGCGGAACCGCATTGATCAGGCCAGCCTGGACTACTCGTATGCCCGGTAA